Genomic DNA from Streptomyces sp. GS7:
CACCGCCACCTGACCGCACCGGCCGCGCCGTTCACCGCCGCGGCGCGACGGCCGGCGATGCGTTCACACCGTCCAGGACGGTTCGAGCTGCACCACATCGCCCGCGATCGCGCGTACGTCCGCGGCTATCTGGGCCCGCAGCGCCAGCCGTTCCACCCGCTCCGGCCGGTACTTCCCGCGCTCGGCCGCGGACTGCCACATGGACAGGACCAGGAATTCCTCGCCGGGGGCCCGGCCGACCATCCCCCGCAGCATGCCCGGCGAACCGGCCATCGCCGGGTTCCAGACCTTCTCCTGCATGAGGACGAAGTGGTCCACCCGCTCCTGGCGCACCTGACAGTGCGCCAGCCGCAGCACGTCCGCGTCGCCGAACGCCGGCCGGAATCCGACCTTTACGTCGAATTCATGCTCGAAAAGCCGGACTTGGCTGTCCTTGTAGGTGCCGACCTGGGAGGCGGCCAGCCGGTCGTGGGAGCGCGCCATGAAGGAGTCGTAGAACGCCCGGCTCTCCCAGAAGGCGACGAGATGCGCCACGCCCGGACGCCCCCGGCTCCACCCTCCGGCCTGTCCTCGGAACCCTGGCTCCCCCAGCAGCCCCGCCCATTTCCGCTGCCCCCGCTCGAACCCTCGACGGTCCACAACGGTGAGGCGAATCCACTTGACCAGCACCGCGCCATCGTACGGCCCGCGGGCACGCCGAATAGCTGCGCGTCACACGGCGACCTCCCCGAACTGCCTTACGGGCGCGGATCAATGGGGAGCGGCGCGCCCTGCCCCCGCGCTCCTCCCCTCGGCCGGTCCGCGGTTGCCGGGCGGCGGCACCGTTCGTCACGGGTTATCCACAGGCGGAGTTCACCTCGTCCGCCGGACGCCCCTGCGTGGCACCATGGCAAACAAGGGGAAATCCTGGGGAGTTGCCCGCATGCACGCGGGCGAGCCGCGCCACGGGAGCTGACGGAAGGGGAGCCCGGTGAGCACGCTCAACAAAGGCATCGACAAGGTCGAGGTAGCGCTCGGGTGGGACCCCAGCCCCATCGGTGAGCCGGACAACGACCTCGACATCATCGCGGCGACGTACCCGGCGGACGCACCACACGGCGAGCCGGCATATCTGGTGCACTTCGACAGCCGGTCGCCCGACGGAACCATCACCCTCAATCGCGACAGCCGGACCGGCCAGGGATTCGGCGCCGACGAGGTCATGACGCTGGAACTGAACCGGCTGTCCGAAAGCTACTCCCGCGTCGTGGTGGGCGTTCTCATACAGCAGACCGACGGCCGGAAGGTCTTCGGCGAGGTGGAGAACACCGTTGTCGTGGTGCGCGAGGGATACCACCAGCTGGCCGAGAACGACCTCGCCGAAGTCGCGGAGGCCACCGCGGCGGCGGTCGCCGAATTCTCCCGGGACGCGGCGGGCGAATGGCGGTTCCACCCCGTCATACGCGGATTCGACGCCGACCCGGACACGTTCGCCGGGCTCATGGGCGGCTGATGACCGGCTGAAGGACGCCGTCGGCAACGGCACGCGCCCGTACGGAGGGGAGCCGGCGGCCGGCCGCTTCCCCTGCCTCTCCTTCGGGCGCTCCCGCTCTCACGTTTCTCTCCCCGCAGCCTCCTGCCGCTTGCGGCGGCGGTG
This window encodes:
- a CDS encoding YdbC family protein produces the protein MLVKWIRLTVVDRRGFERGQRKWAGLLGEPGFRGQAGGWSRGRPGVAHLVAFWESRAFYDSFMARSHDRLAASQVGTYKDSQVRLFEHEFDVKVGFRPAFGDADVLRLAHCQVRQERVDHFVLMQEKVWNPAMAGSPGMLRGMVGRAPGEEFLVLSMWQSAAERGKYRPERVERLALRAQIAADVRAIAGDVVQLEPSWTV
- a CDS encoding TerD family protein — encoded protein: MSTLNKGIDKVEVALGWDPSPIGEPDNDLDIIAATYPADAPHGEPAYLVHFDSRSPDGTITLNRDSRTGQGFGADEVMTLELNRLSESYSRVVVGVLIQQTDGRKVFGEVENTVVVVREGYHQLAENDLAEVAEATAAAVAEFSRDAAGEWRFHPVIRGFDADPDTFAGLMGG